The following coding sequences lie in one Oceanicola sp. 502str15 genomic window:
- a CDS encoding ATP-binding protein codes for MDFSWLKRSMPKGIYGRAALILLLPIVVLQVVVSVVFIQRHFEDVTQQMTDSLLLELRYLSNEVDAAPDAAAALAQVAPLAQALRLELALPAEAMHGFRRPFYDVSGATVISELRGGLDGVEAVDLSENSRRVLLQVSTRHGPLGISFDRRRVSASNPHQFLVLMGFVGVVMALVAFIYLRNQLRPITRLAAASEAFGRGRIEPYKPAGAVEVRSAGHAFLDMRARIERQTAQRTMLLSGVSHDLRTPLTRMKLGLSLAEADGAEIEDLARDVGEMEAMLDGFLAFVRSEAGEAAEPVDAPALAERVAEKARRAGGEVEVERRGEGAAEIALRVLSVERALDNLLSNARRYGAKAKLSLDLGERMVRFTVEDDGPGIPEARREEAMRAFTRLDAARNQDAGGGVGLGLAIALDVARSHGGTLRLGDSEALGGLKAELVLAR; via the coding sequence ATGGATTTTTCGTGGTTGAAACGCTCGATGCCCAAGGGGATCTACGGCCGGGCGGCCCTGATCCTGCTTCTGCCGATCGTGGTGCTCCAAGTCGTGGTCTCGGTGGTGTTCATCCAGCGCCACTTCGAGGATGTGACCCAGCAGATGACCGACTCGCTGCTGCTGGAGCTGCGCTACCTCTCCAACGAGGTGGATGCGGCGCCCGATGCGGCGGCGGCGCTGGCGCAGGTGGCCCCGCTGGCACAGGCGCTGCGGTTGGAGCTCGCCTTGCCCGCCGAGGCGATGCACGGCTTCCGCCGGCCGTTCTACGACGTGTCGGGGGCCACGGTGATCTCGGAGCTTCGGGGCGGGCTCGACGGGGTGGAGGCGGTCGACCTGTCGGAAAACTCGCGGCGGGTGCTGCTGCAGGTCTCCACCCGGCACGGGCCTCTCGGAATCAGCTTCGACCGGCGGCGGGTGAGTGCCTCCAACCCGCACCAGTTCCTTGTGCTGATGGGGTTCGTCGGCGTGGTGATGGCGCTGGTCGCCTTCATCTACCTGCGCAACCAGCTGCGGCCCATCACCCGGCTGGCGGCGGCCTCCGAGGCCTTCGGGCGCGGGCGGATCGAGCCCTACAAGCCCGCGGGCGCGGTCGAGGTGCGCTCGGCGGGCCATGCCTTCCTGGACATGCGGGCCCGGATAGAGCGGCAGACGGCGCAGCGCACCATGCTGCTCTCGGGCGTCAGCCACGACCTGCGCACGCCACTGACCCGGATGAAGCTGGGCCTCTCGCTGGCCGAGGCCGATGGCGCCGAGATCGAGGATCTCGCCCGCGATGTCGGCGAGATGGAGGCCATGCTCGACGGCTTTCTCGCCTTCGTGCGCTCCGAGGCGGGCGAGGCGGCGGAGCCGGTCGATGCGCCGGCACTGGCCGAGCGGGTGGCCGAGAAGGCGCGCCGGGCCGGGGGCGAGGTGGAGGTGGAGCGGCGCGGCGAGGGGGCGGCCGAAATCGCGCTGCGGGTGCTGTCGGTCGAACGCGCGCTCGACAATCTGCTCTCCAACGCAAGGCGCTACGGGGCGAAGGCAAAACTAAGCTTGGACCTCGGCGAGCGGATGGTGCGATTTACCGTTGAGGATGACGGGCCGGGCATTCCGGAGGCGCGGCGCGAAGAGGCGATGCGGGCCTTCACCCGGCTCGACGCGGCGCGCAATCAGGATGCCGGTGGCGGTGTGGGGCTTGGCCTGGCCATCGCTCTCGATGTCGCCCGCAGCCACGGCGGCACCCTGCGGCTGGGCGACAGCGAGGCCCTCGGCGGGCTGAAGGCAGAGCTGGTGCTGGCCCGCTAG
- a CDS encoding GNAT family N-acetyltransferase, with translation MSAQIHLAGPADAERVLSMVARFHEEYELPLSDEHRAAAVLPLLEGNPLGAIYLIGPRRSPVGYICICFGWAIELGGIDGFIDEFWVRPSVRGRGIGMEALQKLLPALADAGVRWMHMEVDRDDEKAQRLYARAGFKSRERYMLMSKELSTP, from the coding sequence GTGAGCGCGCAGATCCACCTCGCCGGGCCGGCGGACGCCGAGCGCGTGCTTTCCATGGTGGCCCGCTTCCACGAGGAATACGAGCTGCCCCTCTCCGACGAGCACCGCGCCGCCGCCGTGCTGCCGCTGCTGGAGGGCAACCCGCTCGGCGCGATCTACCTGATCGGCCCGCGCCGCTCGCCGGTCGGTTACATCTGCATCTGTTTCGGCTGGGCCATAGAGCTTGGCGGCATCGACGGTTTCATCGACGAGTTCTGGGTGCGCCCCTCGGTCCGGGGCCGCGGAATCGGCATGGAGGCGCTGCAAAAGCTGCTGCCCGCGCTGGCCGATGCAGGGGTGCGCTGGATGCATATGGAAGTCGACCGCGACGACGAGAAGGCGCAGCGGCTCTATGCCCGCGCCGGCTTCAAGTCTCGGGAACGCTACATGCTGATGAGCAAGGAGCTCTCTACGCCGTAG
- a CDS encoding nucleoside hydrolase: protein MPPRKIIIDTDPGQDDAVAILLALASPELEVLGITTVAGNIPLSLTSLNARKVVEVAERRDIPIYAGCDAPMKQALTTAEHVHGQSGLDGYDLPEPALPLQDTHAVDFIIDTLRSAPAGTVTLCPLAPLTNIATALQKAPDIAPRIAEIVLMGGAYFEVGNITPAAEFNIYVDPEAAEIVFGCGAPITVMSLDVTHRLLVTPPRVEAIAALGNRTGEVVAGWIGFFERFDTAKYGSQGAPLHDPSTIAYLLDPTLFTGRHINVEIETRSPLTRGMTVADWWGVSDRPANATFMGDVDAPGFFALLTERLAVLP, encoded by the coding sequence ATGCCCCCCCGCAAGATCATCATAGACACCGACCCGGGCCAGGATGATGCCGTCGCGATTCTGCTCGCCCTCGCCTCGCCCGAGCTCGAGGTGCTCGGCATCACCACGGTGGCCGGCAACATCCCGCTTTCGCTCACCTCGTTGAATGCCCGCAAGGTGGTGGAGGTCGCAGAGCGCCGTGACATCCCCATCTATGCCGGCTGCGACGCGCCGATGAAGCAGGCGCTCACCACTGCCGAACATGTGCACGGCCAGTCCGGGCTCGACGGCTACGACCTGCCCGAGCCCGCCCTGCCGCTGCAAGACACCCACGCGGTCGATTTCATCATCGACACCCTGCGCAGCGCGCCGGCGGGCACCGTCACCCTCTGCCCGCTCGCGCCGCTGACCAACATCGCCACCGCGCTGCAGAAGGCGCCTGACATCGCGCCGAGGATCGCCGAGATCGTGCTGATGGGCGGGGCCTATTTCGAAGTGGGCAACATCACCCCGGCAGCCGAGTTCAACATCTACGTCGACCCGGAAGCGGCTGAAATCGTGTTCGGATGCGGCGCGCCGATCACCGTGATGTCGCTCGACGTCACCCACAGGCTGCTCGTCACCCCGCCCCGGGTCGAGGCCATCGCGGCGCTCGGCAACCGCACCGGCGAGGTGGTCGCGGGCTGGATCGGCTTTTTCGAGCGCTTCGACACGGCGAAATACGGCTCGCAGGGCGCCCCGCTGCACGACCCCTCGACCATCGCCTACCTGCTCGACCCCACCCTCTTCACCGGGCGGCATATCAACGTCGAGATCGAAACCCGCAGCCCCCTCACCCGCGGCATGACCGTGGCCGACTGGTGGGGCGTCTCGGACCGCCCGGCCAATGCCACCTTCATGGGAGATGTCGACGCCCCGGGCTTCTTTGCCCTGCTCACCGAGCGGCTGGCGGTGCTGCCGTGA
- a CDS encoding endonuclease/exonuclease/phosphatase family protein: protein MRFVMRAVVLLGLAALGASFAGRWWAWGDSLAVARSFVGLGGLVWLALCGVAGALTWRWVGALWVLVLAALAPVGWAKWAPEPDGTAALVLYQKNMNFRMPDVAPLAADIGEVSPDFITLQEVDDENRAVMDAVAQAYPGQHYCAFSAVGGQAVLAKWPALETRCGYGWAGMRVDRPGGPVWLVSMHLHWPAPHGQFGHLARALPELAALEGPVFMGGDFNMVPWSGAMARVGEAVGGRRVGKARLSIEQFGGKLWLPIDHVLAPEGWRGRVVIRPLLGSDHFGVVAELVAP, encoded by the coding sequence ATGCGGTTTGTGATGCGGGCAGTGGTTCTGCTGGGGCTGGCGGCGCTGGGGGCGAGTTTTGCCGGGCGCTGGTGGGCCTGGGGGGACAGCCTTGCGGTGGCGCGCAGCTTCGTCGGGTTGGGCGGGCTGGTCTGGCTGGCGCTCTGTGGGGTTGCAGGGGCGCTGACATGGCGCTGGGTCGGGGCGCTCTGGGTGCTGGTGCTGGCCGCGCTTGCGCCGGTGGGCTGGGCCAAGTGGGCGCCCGAACCCGACGGCACGGCGGCGCTGGTGCTCTATCAGAAGAACATGAACTTCCGGATGCCCGATGTGGCCCCGCTCGCCGCGGACATCGGGGAGGTTTCGCCCGATTTCATCACCCTGCAGGAGGTGGATGATGAGAACCGGGCGGTTATGGATGCTGTGGCCCAGGCCTACCCGGGCCAGCATTACTGCGCCTTTTCCGCCGTGGGCGGGCAGGCGGTGCTGGCGAAGTGGCCCGCGCTCGAGACGCGTTGTGGCTACGGTTGGGCGGGCATGCGGGTGGATCGCCCGGGGGGGCCGGTCTGGCTGGTGTCGATGCACCTGCACTGGCCCGCCCCGCACGGCCAGTTCGGCCATCTTGCGCGCGCGCTGCCGGAGCTTGCCGCGCTGGAGGGGCCGGTCTTCATGGGCGGCGATTTCAACATGGTGCCCTGGTCGGGCGCGATGGCCCGGGTGGGCGAGGCCGTGGGCGGCAGGCGCGTGGGCAAGGCGCGACTGTCGATCGAGCAGTTCGGCGGCAAGCTCTGGTTGCCGATCGACCATGTTCTTGCGCCCGAGGGGTGGCGCGGGCGGGTGGTCATCCGGCCCCTGCTCGGGTCGGATCACTTCGGGGTGGTGGCGGAGCTCGTCGCGCCCTGA
- a CDS encoding DNA alkylation repair protein, producing MTLEDALATLRALAEPGRAEGMAAYHKQNREVIGIPNPALNDITQGWRQSLTLPERLTLASDLWQTDIFEARIAAAKLLTQARIRPDAEAWALIQSWLPDLDSWAIADHAMTAGQKRLSADLSRIEAIEGWTTSESLWTRRAALVATLPLAKKSHPKAGETAARERVLGWAESYVSDPEWFIQKAVAWWLRDLSKHDPARTAAFLDGPGQGLKPFARREAGKYL from the coding sequence ATGACGCTGGAAGACGCCCTCGCAACCCTCCGCGCCCTCGCCGAACCCGGCCGGGCGGAGGGCATGGCTGCCTATCACAAGCAGAACCGCGAGGTTATAGGTATCCCCAACCCGGCGCTGAACGATATCACCCAGGGCTGGCGCCAAAGCCTCACCCTGCCCGAGCGCCTCACGCTGGCCAGCGACCTCTGGCAGACCGACATCTTCGAAGCCCGTATCGCCGCCGCCAAGCTGCTCACCCAGGCCCGCATCCGCCCCGATGCCGAAGCCTGGGCGCTTATCCAGAGCTGGCTGCCCGACCTCGACTCATGGGCCATTGCCGATCACGCCATGACGGCCGGTCAGAAGCGCCTCTCCGCCGATCTTTCGCGCATCGAAGCCATCGAAGGCTGGACCACATCCGAAAGCCTCTGGACCCGCCGCGCCGCCCTTGTCGCAACCCTGCCGCTGGCCAAGAAAAGCCACCCGAAGGCGGGTGAAACCGCCGCGCGCGAGCGGGTTTTGGGCTGGGCCGAAAGCTACGTGAGCGACCCGGAATGGTTCATCCAGAAGGCTGTCGCATGGTGGCTGCGCGACCTCTCCAAGCACGACCCAGCCCGGACGGCGGCCTTTCTTGACGGCCCCGGCCAGGGGCTCAAGCCCTTCGCCCGGCGCGAGGCCGGCAAATACCTCTGA
- the glmS gene encoding glutamine--fructose-6-phosphate transaminase (isomerizing), giving the protein MCGIVGVLGDHEAAPLLVEALKRLEYRGYDSAGIATVNDTGNGAALDRRRAVGKLVNLSDLLVHAPLAGKAGIGHTRWATHGAANETNAHPHRCGPVAVVHNGIVENFRELREELEGHGLKTVTETDTEVVALLTEHYLKQGLAPRDACEQVIARLTGAFALCFLFEGEDNLLIAARKGSPLAIGHGEGEVFVGSDAIALAPMTDRITYLEDGDWCVLTRQSVEIMDAKGNRANRPVKTVSIDASQIDKGGHKHFMAKEIAEQPTVLGEALSYYLTETGIKLPEPGLDFTKFDRLTMVACGTAFYACLTAKYWFEQIARLPVEVDIASEFRYREPPIPARTLALFVSQSGETADTLAALRYCEDKAMIASVVNVPESSIARASDIALPILAGAEIGVASTKAFTCQLTVLFLLALKAGLDRGTLTPEEASEHLTHLKALPGLFNAALAASPEMAATAKQLAEARDILFLGRGPLYPLAMEGALKLKEISYIHAEGYASGELKHGPIALIDKHTPVVFMAPSDGLFDKTVSNMQEVMARAGKVVLVTDARGAKTAAEGTWRQIILPEVSPALAPILYALPAQLLAYHTAVAKGTDVDQPRNLAKSVTVE; this is encoded by the coding sequence ATGTGCGGAATCGTTGGCGTTCTTGGTGATCACGAAGCGGCCCCCCTTTTGGTGGAGGCCCTCAAAAGGTTGGAATATCGCGGGTATGACTCCGCCGGTATCGCCACGGTGAACGACACGGGCAATGGCGCGGCGCTCGACCGCCGCCGCGCCGTCGGCAAGCTGGTGAACCTCTCCGACCTGTTGGTCCACGCCCCCCTCGCCGGCAAGGCCGGCATCGGCCACACCCGCTGGGCCACCCATGGCGCGGCGAACGAAACCAATGCCCACCCGCACCGCTGCGGCCCAGTTGCCGTGGTACACAACGGCATCGTCGAAAACTTCCGCGAGCTGCGCGAAGAGCTGGAAGGCCACGGCCTGAAAACCGTCACCGAAACCGACACCGAGGTGGTGGCGCTGCTCACCGAGCATTACCTGAAGCAAGGCCTCGCCCCCCGCGACGCCTGCGAGCAGGTCATCGCCCGCCTCACCGGCGCCTTTGCCCTCTGCTTCCTCTTCGAGGGCGAGGACAACCTGCTCATTGCCGCCCGCAAGGGCTCGCCGCTCGCCATCGGCCATGGCGAGGGCGAGGTATTCGTCGGCTCCGACGCCATCGCGCTGGCCCCGATGACCGACCGGATCACCTATCTCGAAGATGGTGACTGGTGCGTGCTCACCCGCCAAAGCGTTGAAATCATGGACGCAAAGGGCAACCGCGCCAATCGCCCGGTGAAGACCGTCAGCATCGACGCCAGCCAGATCGACAAGGGCGGCCACAAGCACTTCATGGCCAAGGAAATCGCCGAGCAGCCCACCGTTCTGGGCGAGGCGCTGTCGTATTACCTCACGGAGACCGGCATCAAGCTGCCCGAGCCGGGCCTCGACTTCACCAAGTTCGACCGCCTCACCATGGTCGCCTGCGGCACCGCCTTCTACGCCTGCCTGACGGCCAAATACTGGTTCGAACAGATCGCCCGCCTGCCCGTCGAGGTCGATATCGCCTCCGAGTTCCGCTACCGCGAGCCTCCGATCCCGGCCCGCACGCTCGCCCTCTTTGTCAGCCAGTCGGGCGAAACCGCCGACACCCTCGCCGCCCTGCGCTACTGCGAAGACAAGGCGATGATCGCCTCCGTGGTTAACGTGCCCGAAAGCTCCATCGCCCGCGCCTCCGACATCGCTCTGCCCATCCTCGCCGGGGCCGAGATTGGCGTGGCCTCCACCAAGGCCTTCACCTGCCAGCTTACCGTGCTGTTCCTGCTTGCTCTCAAGGCCGGGCTAGACCGGGGCACGCTGACGCCCGAGGAGGCCAGCGAACACCTCACACATCTCAAGGCCCTCCCCGGCCTCTTCAACGCCGCGCTGGCCGCCTCGCCCGAAATGGCCGCCACCGCCAAGCAACTCGCCGAAGCGCGTGACATCCTCTTCCTCGGGCGCGGCCCGCTCTACCCGCTGGCCATGGAGGGCGCGCTGAAACTGAAGGAAATCAGCTACATCCACGCCGAAGGTTACGCGTCGGGCGAGCTGAAGCACGGCCCCATCGCCCTGATCGACAAGCACACGCCGGTGGTTTTCATGGCGCCCTCCGATGGGCTTTTCGACAAGACGGTGTCGAACATGCAAGAGGTCATGGCCCGCGCCGGAAAGGTCGTGCTCGTCACCGATGCACGCGGCGCGAAAACCGCCGCCGAGGGCACATGGCGCCAGATCATCCTGCCCGAGGTCTCCCCGGCCCTCGCCCCGATCCTCTACGCCCTGCCCGCGCAGCTGCTCGCCTATCACACCGCCGTTGCCAAGGGCACCGATGTCGACCAGCCCCGCAATCTCGCCAAGTCCGTGACGGTGGAATAG
- the glmU gene encoding bifunctional UDP-N-acetylglucosamine diphosphorylase/glucosamine-1-phosphate N-acetyltransferase GlmU yields the protein MGASLIILAAGQGTRMQSDMPKVLHRVAHAPLLAHAMQAGAALEPERVVVVAGHGAEAVEAAVAEIDDSAQVVFQEDRLGTGHAVLQARAALEGATGDAIVLYGDTPFIRPETLAAMLDARAAHGVVVLGFEPADPARYGRLVMNGESLEEIVEYKDASAEQRAIGLCNSGVICADAAELFTLLDEVTDDNAAGEYYLTDIVAIARARGLSCGVVRCAEEETMGVNSRADLAAAEAAFQARKRAEALENGVTLTAPETVHFAWDTWIGRDASVEPYVVFGPGVTVETGAEIRAFSHLEGCHVSSGAQVGPYARLRPGAELGNNAKVGNFCEVKNAEIGEGAKVNHLSYIGDATVGEATNIGAGTITCNYDGVFKHHTEIGARAFIGSNTMLVAPVRVGDEAMTGSGSVITSDVEAGALALGRAKQVVKPGLARKMFEKLKAAKAAKVKDKS from the coding sequence ATGGGAGCCAGCCTGATAATCCTCGCAGCGGGGCAAGGCACCCGGATGCAATCGGACATGCCGAAGGTGCTGCACCGCGTCGCCCATGCACCGCTGCTGGCCCATGCCATGCAGGCCGGGGCCGCGCTGGAGCCGGAGCGCGTCGTGGTGGTGGCCGGGCATGGCGCCGAGGCCGTCGAGGCCGCCGTGGCCGAGATCGACGACAGCGCGCAGGTGGTGTTTCAGGAAGACCGGCTGGGCACCGGCCACGCGGTGCTTCAGGCCCGCGCGGCCCTGGAAGGCGCCACGGGCGATGCCATCGTGCTCTATGGCGACACGCCCTTCATCCGCCCCGAGACCCTTGCCGCGATGCTCGATGCGCGCGCCGCGCACGGCGTGGTGGTGCTGGGCTTCGAGCCTGCCGATCCGGCGAGGTATGGCCGCCTGGTCATGAACGGCGAAAGCCTTGAAGAGATTGTGGAATACAAGGACGCCAGCGCCGAGCAACGCGCCATCGGGCTTTGCAATTCCGGCGTGATCTGCGCCGATGCCGCCGAGCTGTTCACCCTGCTCGACGAGGTGACGGACGACAACGCGGCGGGCGAATACTACCTCACCGACATCGTCGCCATCGCCCGCGCGCGCGGCCTCTCCTGCGGCGTGGTGCGCTGCGCCGAAGAAGAAACCATGGGCGTGAACTCCCGCGCCGATCTGGCCGCCGCCGAGGCCGCCTTTCAGGCCCGCAAACGCGCCGAGGCGCTGGAGAATGGCGTCACCCTCACCGCCCCCGAAACCGTGCATTTCGCCTGGGACACCTGGATCGGCCGCGATGCCTCGGTCGAACCCTATGTGGTGTTCGGCCCCGGCGTGACGGTCGAAACCGGCGCCGAGATCCGCGCCTTCTCGCATCTCGAAGGCTGCCACGTGTCGAGCGGCGCACAGGTCGGCCCCTATGCCCGACTGCGCCCCGGCGCGGAACTGGGCAACAACGCGAAAGTCGGCAATTTCTGCGAGGTGAAGAACGCCGAGATCGGCGAAGGCGCCAAGGTCAACCACCTGAGCTACATCGGGGATGCCACCGTGGGCGAGGCCACCAACATCGGCGCGGGCACGATCACCTGCAACTATGATGGCGTGTTCAAGCATCATACCGAAATCGGCGCGCGGGCCTTCATCGGCTCCAACACCATGCTGGTTGCCCCGGTGCGCGTGGGCGATGAGGCCATGACCGGCTCGGGCTCCGTCATCACCTCCGATGTCGAGGCGGGTGCTCTGGCACTGGGCCGCGCGAAGCAGGTGGTAAAGCCAGGCCTTGCGCGGAAAATGTTCGAAAAGTTAAAGGCGGCGAAAGCGGCCAAGGTGAAGGACAAGAGCTAA
- a CDS encoding HAD-IA family hydrolase yields MKTVVFDLDGTLADTSKDLIAAANACFDARGLGVLLDPQADARWAFRGGRRMLSLGFERAGVGPEAEAWVETDFATLLAHYDANIHVHTVLYPGAVEAVEALRGAGYAVSVCTNKPGAQTEKLLASLGVRELFGAVVAADTLPVRKPDPAPYFAAVERAGGTRGILIGDTETDRETARAAGIPCVLVTFGPDGREVEALEPEALLDHFDDLPELATRLLAD; encoded by the coding sequence ATGAAAACGGTGGTGTTTGACCTTGATGGAACGCTGGCCGACACCAGCAAGGACCTGATCGCGGCGGCCAATGCCTGCTTTGATGCGCGCGGGCTGGGGGTGCTGCTCGACCCGCAGGCCGATGCCCGCTGGGCGTTTCGGGGCGGGCGCAGGATGCTCTCGCTCGGGTTCGAGCGGGCCGGGGTGGGGCCGGAGGCGGAGGCCTGGGTCGAAACGGATTTTGCCACGCTGCTCGCCCATTACGATGCCAACATCCACGTGCATACGGTGCTTTATCCCGGCGCGGTGGAGGCGGTGGAGGCGTTGCGGGGGGCGGGCTATGCGGTGTCGGTCTGCACCAACAAGCCGGGGGCGCAGACCGAGAAGCTGCTGGCGAGCCTCGGGGTGCGCGAGCTTTTCGGCGCGGTGGTCGCGGCCGACACGCTGCCCGTGCGCAAGCCCGATCCGGCGCCCTATTTTGCCGCCGTGGAGCGGGCCGGGGGCACGCGCGGCATCCTGATCGGCGATACCGAGACCGACCGCGAAACCGCCCGCGCCGCGGGCATTCCCTGCGTGCTCGTCACCTTCGGCCCAGACGGGCGCGAGGTCGAGGCGCTGGAGCCCGAGGCGCTGCTCGATCATTTCGATGATCTGCCGGAGCTGGCCACCCGGCTTCTGGCGGATTGA
- a CDS encoding DegT/DnrJ/EryC1/StrS aminotransferase family protein, with the protein MTEVFTGNFTQQEPLPQASIEAAMAVLGHGRLHRYNLTPGEVGEVALLEQEFAAFTGARYCLATASGGSAIGVALRAVGVRPGDRVLTNAFTLAPVPGAIAALGAEPVFVEVTDGLVIDLDDLAAKAGQARVLLLSHMRGHIADMDRLMEICTSAGITVVEDCAHTMGATWNGVQSGRHGAVACYSTQTYKHMNSGEGGLLVSDDEDIAARAVLLSGSYMLYERHTAAPGPEVFARHRMDTPNISGRMDNLRAAILRPQLRELPRQIARWNERYRVVEEGLRGTPGLSLVERPAKESFVGSSIQFLLKGWSGAAVGEVLERCLKRGVELKWFGGAEPTGFTSRYAHWRYAPSPELARTDGVLSGLMDMRLPLTFSIGDCEQIARIIRAEVGAVFQAR; encoded by the coding sequence ATGACCGAGGTATTCACCGGAAACTTCACCCAGCAGGAGCCGCTGCCGCAGGCCTCGATCGAGGCCGCCATGGCGGTGCTCGGCCACGGGCGGCTGCACCGCTACAACCTCACCCCCGGCGAGGTGGGCGAGGTGGCCCTGCTGGAGCAGGAGTTCGCCGCCTTCACCGGCGCAAGATACTGCCTTGCCACGGCCAGCGGCGGCTCTGCCATCGGCGTGGCGCTCAGGGCCGTGGGCGTTCGCCCCGGCGACCGCGTGCTGACCAATGCCTTCACCCTCGCCCCCGTGCCCGGCGCGATTGCGGCGCTCGGGGCCGAGCCGGTGTTCGTGGAGGTCACGGACGGCCTCGTGATCGACCTCGACGATCTCGCTGCCAAGGCAGGGCAGGCGCGGGTGCTGCTCCTGTCGCACATGCGCGGGCATATCGCCGACATGGACCGGCTGATGGAGATCTGCACCTCCGCCGGCATCACCGTGGTCGAGGATTGCGCCCACACCATGGGCGCCACATGGAACGGGGTGCAGAGCGGGCGGCATGGCGCCGTGGCCTGCTATTCGACCCAGACCTACAAGCACATGAACTCCGGCGAGGGCGGGCTTCTGGTGAGCGACGATGAAGATATCGCCGCCCGAGCCGTTCTGCTTTCGGGCAGCTACATGCTCTACGAGCGCCACACCGCCGCACCCGGCCCCGAGGTCTTTGCCCGCCACCGCATGGACACGCCCAACATCTCGGGACGGATGGACAACCTGCGCGCCGCCATCCTGCGCCCCCAGCTGCGCGAGCTGCCCCGCCAGATTGCCCGCTGGAACGAGCGCTACCGGGTGGTGGAGGAGGGGCTGCGCGGCACCCCGGGGCTGAGCCTTGTCGAACGCCCCGCGAAAGAAAGCTTCGTCGGCTCCTCGATCCAGTTCCTGCTGAAGGGCTGGAGCGGGGCGGCCGTGGGCGAGGTGCTGGAGCGCTGCCTCAAGCGCGGCGTCGAGCTCAAATGGTTCGGCGGCGCCGAGCCCACCGGCTTCACCTCGCGCTACGCCCATTGGCGCTACGCCCCGAGCCCCGAGCTGGCCCGGACTGACGGCGTGCTCTCCGGGCTGATGGACATGCGCCTGCCACTCACCTTCTCCATCGGCGATTGCGAGCAGATCGCCCGCATCATCCGGGCCGAGGTGGGGGCCGTGTTCCAGGCGCGCTAG
- a CDS encoding SH3 domain-containing protein, translating to MFKKLTLSAAALCVAATPMLAAEATATTDLNFREGPGPEFAVVGVIPGLEQAEVEGCMEEGAWCKISYNGETGWAHRSYLSGSATEATKVTTTRTVTYTREGGNEGAGAAAGAVAGGAVLGTIIGGPAAIAAGVVLGANAGGNAVPAPETRTVTYVTENPVDPIYLDGEVVLGAGIPEDVTIYPVPESEYSYLNVNGQDVLVREDRTIVYIYR from the coding sequence ATGTTCAAGAAGCTCACCCTCAGTGCCGCTGCCCTCTGCGTTGCGGCCACCCCGATGCTGGCCGCCGAAGCGACGGCCACCACCGATCTCAACTTCCGCGAAGGCCCCGGCCCTGAATTTGCCGTCGTCGGCGTGATCCCCGGCCTCGAGCAGGCCGAAGTCGAAGGCTGCATGGAAGAAGGTGCATGGTGCAAGATCAGCTACAACGGCGAGACCGGCTGGGCGCACCGCAGCTACCTCAGCGGCTCCGCGACCGAAGCCACCAAAGTGACCACCACCCGTACCGTCACCTACACCCGTGAAGGTGGCAACGAAGGTGCAGGCGCCGCTGCCGGTGCCGTGGCCGGTGGCGCCGTGCTCGGTACCATCATCGGCGGCCCCGCTGCCATCGCAGCCGGCGTCGTGCTCGGTGCCAATGCCGGCGGCAACGCCGTGCCCGCCCCCGAAACCCGCACCGTGACCTATGTCACCGAAAACCCGGTGGACCCGATCTACCTCGACGGTGAAGTCGTGCTCGGTGCCGGCATCCCCGAAGACGTCACGATCTACCCCGTTCCGGAAAGCGAATACAGCTACCTGAACGTGAACGGCCAGGACGTGCTGGTGCGTGAAGACCGGACGATCGTCTACATCTACCGCTAA
- a CDS encoding SH3 domain-containing protein, whose amino-acid sequence MNTFMTGAVAALSITAFAPAMAATATATSDTALRVGPGMDYAVIGTLPASQQADVEGCIAATDWCRLRVGSQTGWAHSTQLSGSPRILRPVSAPSITVTPDEDTTAAELDAAVVSGTLVDAPQEVAPLVEIPEDAVAVYMTRRAGPDTPRDGQGVALGDSEAGVSVHSVPGSDVSYLTIDGKTRVLKPGTQTTVFINR is encoded by the coding sequence ATGAATACCTTTATGACCGGCGCCGTCGCCGCCCTGAGCATCACCGCCTTCGCCCCGGCCATGGCCGCCACCGCAACCGCCACCTCCGATACCGCGCTGCGCGTCGGCCCGGGCATGGACTACGCCGTCATCGGCACCCTGCCAGCCAGCCAGCAGGCCGATGTCGAGGGCTGCATCGCCGCCACCGACTGGTGCCGCCTGCGCGTCGGCTCCCAGACCGGCTGGGCCCACAGCACCCAGCTGAGCGGCAGCCCCCGCATCCTTCGCCCGGTGAGCGCCCCCTCCATCACCGTCACCCCGGATGAAGACACCACCGCCGCCGAACTCGACGCCGCCGTCGTCAGCGGCACGCTGGTCGACGCGCCTCAAGAGGTCGCCCCGCTGGTCGAGATCCCGGAAGACGCCGTGGCCGTCTACATGACCCGCCGCGCCGGCCCCGACACCCCCCGCGATGGCCAGGGCGTTGCGCTGGGCGACAGCGAAGCCGGCGTGAGCGTGCACAGCGTTCCGGGCAGCGACGTCAGCTATCTCACGATCGACGGCAAGACCCGGGTGCTGAAGCCCGGCACCCAGACCACGGTGTTCATCAACCGCTGA